In the genome of Siniperca chuatsi isolate FFG_IHB_CAS linkage group LG17, ASM2008510v1, whole genome shotgun sequence, one region contains:
- the LOC122864040 gene encoding uncharacterized protein LOC122864040 produces the protein MTERTPWWKSFLPKKRSGGPKDTASSHSFDQDFDPFAQKQKDPSAAALKTTGDQSLLSQQESNMSSSLSDDTYDDSRLESVFNEQTCRRKMKVSRSGRFKVNHRVRSSLPIEEKETENVASGKEDIR, from the coding sequence ATGACAGAGAGGACCCCATGgtggaagtcattcctgccaaAGAAGAGGAGCGGAGGCCCCAAGGACACCGCTTCATCCCACAGCTTTGACCAGGACTTTGACCCTTTTGCACAGAAGCAAAAAGACCCTTCCGCAGCAGCCTTGAAGACTACCGGCGACCAGTCCCTGCTGTCTCAACAAGAGtccaacatgagctccagcctTAGTGATGACACCTACGACGATTCTCGCCTGGAGTCGGTCTTCAACGAGCAGACGTGTCGCAGAAAAATGAAGGTGTCACGCTCAGGTCGATTTAAGGTGAACCACAGGGTGCGATCGAGCCTTCCTatagaggagaaagagacagagaatgtGGCATCAGGGAAAGAGGACATACGGTGa
- the wipf3 gene encoding LOW QUALITY PROTEIN: WAS/WASL-interacting protein family member 3 (The sequence of the model RefSeq protein was modified relative to this genomic sequence to represent the inferred CDS: deleted 2 bases in 1 codon) → MPVPPPPPPPPLAPPPPPPPPSAALPQCPLEPPKLQSGGGGGGRNALLADIQKGARLRKVTQVNDRSAPAVDKPKVASTGDVSSSVGASQGSSGGMAPMGPSLGGLFAGGFPTLRPIGQRDLAGKTPVSRSSSSASMKPLWNPPTPADTSSVSEPYRTAELRGSVHCLLAPSSSAPPSPSHSSKHPPPFPTSSPTPPPPAPPSAPPPPPPPQAFLDRQANKPPPLPSCPPPPPPSQVTRPTWLPIQHSHHTTISQPSTPPPPPPFQPPSSVPRDRSSGCFYPPPSPVHSEPSRFPILRDSPLGPPPPPPPPPLPASFTPSCSSPLPPPLPKVAPIPSPAMHSLPPSYPCNAPTRRPPAVPRSAGVGRLAPPPAPPARSPTTELSSRIPPPPPPPPPPLPPSSVRNGHLYSLADDFESKFQFHPVEDLPPPDEFKPFPRIYPSKENRVNPKPWMRTHLR, encoded by the exons ATGCCagtcccccctcctccccctccgcCCCCCCTggctccccctcctccaccaccaccacccagtGCTGCACTGCCACAG TGTCCGTTGGAGCCTCCTAAGCTCCAgtctggtggaggaggaggtggaaggaaTGCCCTGTTGGCCGACATCCAGAAAGGAGCCAGGCTTAGGAAAGTCACACAGGTCAACGACCGCAGTGCCCCTGCCGTCGATA agcccaaggtggcTAGCACTGGAGATGTATCCAGCAGTGTTGGTGCTTCTCAGGGCTCATCAGGAGGGATGGCACCCATGGGGCCCTCTTTGGGTGGGCTCTTTGCAGGAGGGTTCCCCACTCTCAGGCCTATAGGACAAAGAGACTTAGCAGGCAAGACCCCAG tGTCGCGATCTAGCTCATCAGCCTCCATGAAGCCTCTATGGAACCCCCCCACGCCAGCAGACACGAGCAGCGTCTCTGAGCCTTACAGGACGGCGGAGCTCCGAGGCTCCGTCCACTGTCTGCTTGCTCCCTCatcctctgctcctccctccccctctcacaGCAGCAAGCACCCGCCTCCTTTTCCCACTTCCTCTCCCACTCCGCCTCCACCTGCCCCTCCCTCCgctcctcccccacctcccccacctcaaGCCTTCCTGGACAGGCAGGCCAACAAGCCTCCGCCGCTCCCCTCCtgcccacctcctccacctccatccCAGGTAACCAGGCCCACATGGCTCCCCATCCAGCACTCCCACCACACCACCATCTCCCAGCcctctactcctcctcctcctccacctttcCAACCTCCCTCTTCCGTTCCAAGGGACCGCTCTTCAGGTTGCTTCTACCCTCCG CCCTCCCCAGTCCACTCTGAACCTTCTAGGTTCCCCATCCTGCGGGATAGTCCATTGGGacctcctcccccacctcctcctccccctctccctgcCTCTTTTACCCCCagctgctcatcccccctcccccctccactACCCAAGGTGGCACCAATTCCCTCCCCAGCCATGCACTCTCTGCCTCCCTCGTACCCCTGCAACGCTCCCACCCGACGGCCGCCTGCTGTGCCAAGAAGTGCAG GTGTGGGTCGGCTGGcccctcctccagctcctccggcaCGTTCCCCCACTACCGAGCTGTCCAGCCGCAttcctccccctccaccaccaccaccacctcccctGCCTCCATCAAGTGTCAGGAACGGACACCTGTACAGCCTGG CAGATGATTTTGAATCCAAGTTCCAGTTCCACCCTGTAGAAGACTTACCCCCTCCCGATGAATTCAAACCTTTCCCTCGGATATACCCCAGCAAAGAAAACAGAG TGAACCCCAAACCATGGATGAGGACACACCTCAGATGA